In a single window of the Aerosakkonema funiforme FACHB-1375 genome:
- a CDS encoding YggT family protein translates to MTATSFASLILGSLLGVMILLFIFRIILTWYPQVNLNSFPWNTIALPTEPFLVVTRKLVPPIGGVDITPIIWVGICSLLREILIGQQGILTMMALKG, encoded by the coding sequence ATGACCGCGACTTCCTTTGCCAGTTTGATTCTTGGCTCCTTGCTAGGAGTAATGATTCTCCTATTTATCTTTCGGATTATACTGACCTGGTATCCCCAGGTAAATTTGAATAGCTTTCCGTGGAATACGATCGCTTTGCCGACCGAACCTTTTCTGGTGGTGACTAGAAAGCTTGTGCCACCGATAGGCGGCGTGGACATTACCCCGATTATCTGGGTGGGAATTTGTAGCCTGCTGCGAGAGATCCTCATCGGTCAGCAAGGTATTTTAACCATGATGGCGCTTAAGGGCTAG
- the psbX gene encoding photosystem II reaction center X protein, with protein MTPSLANFLYSLLAGLLIVVIPVVVGLIFISQSDKIQRS; from the coding sequence ATGACTCCTTCATTAGCAAACTTTCTCTACAGTCTGCTCGCAGGTCTATTGATTGTCGTCATCCCCGTGGTTGTAGGGCTAATCTTTATTAGCCAGAGCGATAAAATTCAGCGTTCTTAA
- the accC gene encoding acetyl-CoA carboxylase biotin carboxylase subunit yields the protein MRFSKILIANRGEIALRILRTCEEMGISTVAVHSTIDCHALHVQLADEAVCIGEPPSSKSYLNIPNIIAAALTRNATAIHPGYGFLAENAKFAEICADHQIVFIGPSPAAIRAMGDKSTAKETMQRVGVPTVPGSDGLLSDEKEAMAIAAEIGYPVMIKATAGGGGRGMRLVREESEFLKLFHAAQGEAEAAFGNPGVYLEKFIERPRHIEFQILADSYGNVIHLGERDCSIQRRHQKLLEEAPSPALSPELRDKMGMAAVMAAKSIDYVGAGTVEFLLDRSGNFYFMEMNTRIQVEHPVTEMITGLDLVAEQIRIAQGEKLSLTQNDVVLRGHSIECRINAEDPDLNFRPSPGRISGYLPPGGNGVRMDSHVYTDYEIPPYYDSLIGKLIVWAPDRQGAIERMKRALRECAITGLPTTIGFHQKILETQAFLRGEVYTNFVEQIMRNEEKGKGKK from the coding sequence CGGTTGCCGTTCACTCTACCATTGACTGCCACGCTCTCCACGTCCAACTTGCTGACGAAGCGGTTTGTATTGGCGAACCTCCCAGCAGCAAAAGTTATCTCAATATTCCCAACATCATTGCCGCAGCGCTGACGCGCAATGCTACGGCAATTCACCCCGGATATGGATTTTTGGCCGAAAATGCCAAGTTTGCCGAAATTTGCGCCGATCACCAGATAGTTTTTATTGGCCCATCTCCCGCAGCGATTCGGGCAATGGGAGATAAATCGACTGCTAAGGAAACTATGCAGCGGGTGGGTGTGCCTACGGTTCCCGGTAGCGATGGGTTGCTCTCAGATGAGAAGGAAGCAATGGCGATCGCTGCTGAAATTGGCTATCCTGTGATGATCAAAGCTACCGCTGGCGGTGGCGGACGAGGAATGCGTCTGGTACGAGAAGAAAGCGAATTCCTCAAACTCTTCCACGCAGCACAGGGAGAAGCGGAAGCTGCGTTTGGAAATCCCGGCGTTTATTTAGAAAAATTTATCGAACGTCCCCGACATATTGAATTTCAAATTTTAGCCGACAGTTACGGTAATGTGATTCACTTGGGCGAACGAGATTGCTCTATTCAGCGACGCCACCAAAAATTGCTCGAAGAAGCGCCGAGTCCCGCTCTATCGCCGGAATTGCGCGACAAAATGGGTATGGCGGCAGTTATGGCTGCTAAATCGATCGACTATGTTGGTGCTGGTACGGTTGAGTTTCTCTTGGATCGATCGGGTAACTTTTATTTCATGGAAATGAATACCCGCATTCAAGTCGAACATCCCGTCACGGAAATGATTACCGGTTTAGACTTAGTAGCGGAGCAAATCCGCATCGCACAGGGAGAAAAACTCAGTTTGACTCAAAATGATGTGGTTCTGCGAGGACATTCTATAGAATGTCGCATTAACGCAGAAGATCCGGATCTGAATTTTCGGCCTTCTCCCGGACGGATCAGCGGCTACCTCCCACCGGGGGGTAATGGCGTCCGTATGGATTCCCACGTTTACACCGATTACGAAATTCCGCCCTATTACGACTCGCTGATTGGTAAGTTAATCGTTTGGGCACCCGATCGCCAAGGGGCGATCGAGCGTATGAAACGCGCCCTGCGGGAATGTGCTATCACCGGATTGCCCACTACCATTGGCTTTCATCAAAAGATCCTCGAAACGCAGGCTTTTTTGCGCGGTGAGGTCTATACCAATTTCGTCGAACAAATTATGCGAAACGAGGAGAAAGGTAAGGGTAAGAAGTAG